From the genome of Triticum aestivum cultivar Chinese Spring chromosome 3B, IWGSC CS RefSeq v2.1, whole genome shotgun sequence, one region includes:
- the LOC123069106 gene encoding uncharacterized protein At2g34160, whose translation MAVEEITEGVRGLKVEDGEGAAAAADAPAAAAGGEGQRRGANSSSNRIQVSNTKKPLFFYVNLAKRYMQQHGDVELSALGMAIATVVTVAEILKNNGLAVEKKIRTSTVEINDESRGRPFQKAKIEIELGKSEKFDELMASAAADAEEGEEEA comes from the exons ATGGCGGTGGAGGAGATAACCGAGGGCGTGAGGGGCCTCAAGGTGGAggacggcgagggggcggcggccgcggccgacgcgccggccgccgccgccggcggggaGGGGCAGAGGCGGGGcgccaacagcagcagcaaccgcaTCCAGGTGTCCAACACGAAGAAGCCCCTCTTCTTCTATGTCAACCTCGCCAAG AGGTATATGCAGCAGCACGGCGACGTCGAGCTCTCCGCGCTCGGGATGG CCATTGCGACGGTTGTAACCGTGGCGGAGATTCTGAAGAACAACGGCCTTGCTGTTGAGAAGA AGATTAGGACATCCACGGTGGAAATAAACGACGAATCGAGAGGCCGCCCATTCCAAAAGGCTAAG ATTGAGATAGAGTTGGGAAAGAGCGAGAAATTCGACGAGTTGATGGCCTCTGCTGCGGCAGATGCCgaagaaggcgaggaggaggcctGA
- the LOC123069105 gene encoding DCC family protein At1g52590, chloroplastic, with translation MATMAGRYCCSYSSPSASAPPPHRQRGPPLQPRPTGGRGRGLRRPSLRAVASAAAEPVKAATDAEFFQPADSRPIMLFDGVCNLCNGGVRFVREHDPGRSIRYIPLQSDSGRKLLRRSGRSPDDISSVVLVEKDRSYIKSDAVLRIMEYLNLPFPQLAAFLKIAPLFVRDFAYDNVANNRYVVFGRSETESCEIL, from the exons ATGGCGACCATGGCCGGGCGCTACTGCTGCAGCTACAGCTCGCCCTCTGCCTCTGCGCCGCCGCCCCATCGGCAGCGCGGGCCTCCGCTGCAGCCGCGACCCACGGGAGGACGGGGAAGGGGACTCCGGCGGCCGAGCCTACGGGCGgtcgcgtcggcggcggcggagcccgTGAAGGCTGCCACCGACGCCGAGTTCTTCCAGCCCGCCGACTCGAGGCCCATCATGCTCTTCGACGGCGTGTGCAACCTCTGCAACGGCGGCGTCCGGTTCGTGCGGGAGCACGACCCCGGCCGGAGCATCAGGTACATCCCCCTCCAGAGCGACTCCGGGAGGAAGCTCCTGCGCAGGTCCGGCAGAAGCCCCGACGACATCTCCAGCGTCGTCCTCGTCGAGAAGGACAG GTCATACATCAAGTCTGACGCCGTGCTGAGGATAATGGAGTACCTGAACCTGCCGTTCCCGCAGCTCGCCGCGTTCCTCAAAATTGCCCCTTT GTTTGTGAGGGACTTCGCCTACGACAACGTCGCGAACAACCGGTATGTGGTTTTCGGCCGGTCAGAGACAGAATCATGCGAGATACTCTGA
- the LOC123069104 gene encoding probable polygalacturonase At1g80170, protein MRIVLPLLLLLVASAAVGSAAEAGRRKGKGTRYSVMAFHAAGDGETDDSKAFEETWDSACRDSGGATVYVPEGRTFLLGETKLQGPCKSPITMQVDGDIVAPSSLWSLKSLTSLLAFYRVDNLTVDGIGQIDGRGAPWWDCYNQKKCHYRPQLVSFSFCNGLRVTNIRLKDSADKHMSVFECSQVQVHNVSVMAPWDSPNTDGITMGASDHVRISSCNIHSGDDCVSILTGTTDVNVTDVTCGPGHGISVGSLGGAGEKPALVERITLSNCNFFSTMTGVRIKSWQGGRGKANTFLFRDLNMTEVRYPIDIDQFYCPQANCPEREGGVAITDARFINIRGTSSEQEAIQILCSKSAPCHGIFLHNVDLSWANHTAPTKAKILNAQGRVAGTVKPQVRFRGL, encoded by the exons ATG AGGAttgtgctgccgctgctgctgcttctcgTGGCGTCGGCCGCAGTTGGATCTGCGGCGGAGGCCGGGCGGCGGAAAGGGAAAGGAACTCGATACAGCGTCATGGCTTTCCATGCCGCCGGGGACGGCGAGACGGATGATTCCAAG GCGTTCGAGGAGACATGGGACTCAGCTTGCAGAGATAGCGGCGGGGCGACGGTGTACGTCCCTGAAGGAAGGACCTTCCTGCTGGGAGAAACCAAGTTGCAGGGACCCTGCAAGTCACCGATCACCATGCAG GTGGACGGGGACATCGTGGCGCCAAGCTCCCTCTGGAGCCTAAAGTCGTTAACAAGCCTCCTGGCCTTCTACAGGGTGGACAACCTGACGGTGGACGGCATCGGGCAGATCGACGGCCGAGGCGCGCCGTGGTGGGACTGCTACAACCAGAAG AAATGCCATTACCGGCCACAG CTGGTGTCATTCTCGTTCTGCAACGGTCTACGGGTGACCAACATTCGCCTCAAGGACAGCGCCGACAAGCACATGAGCGTGTTCGAGTGCAGCCAGGTGCAGGTGCACAACGTCTCCGTCATGGCGCCCTGGGACAGCCCCAACACGGACGGGATCACCATGGGGGCCTCCGACCATGTCCGCATCTCCTCTTGCAACATCCACAGCG GTGATGACTGCGTGTCGATTCTAACGGGCACCACCGATGTCAACGTCACTGACGTCACGTGTGGGCCCGGCCATGGCATCAG TGTGGGAAGCCTTGGAGGTGCCGGTGAAAAACCAGCGCTGGTGGAAAGAATTACACTATCCAACTGCAACTTCTTTAGTACGATGACCGGTGTCAGGATCAAATCGTGGCAG GGAGGGCGAGGCAAAGCGAACACGTTCCTTTTCAGGGACCTCAACATGACTGAAGTACGGTATCCTATCGACATTGACCAGTTCTATTGCCCCCAGGCAAACTGTCCAGAACGG GAAGGTGGTGTGGCCATAACAGACGCGAGGTTCATCAACATCCGGGGGACGTCCTCGGAGCAAGAGGCCATCCAGATCCTGTGCAGCAAAAGCGCGCCGTGCCACGGGATTTTTCTCCACAACGTTGACCTCTCTTGGGCCAACCACACGGCCCCAACAAAAGCCAAAATCCTAAATGCCCAAGGACGCGTCGCGGGCACGGTGAAGCCACAAGTACGGTTCCGCGGCCTTTGA